From the genome of Vicia villosa cultivar HV-30 ecotype Madison, WI linkage group LG2, Vvil1.0, whole genome shotgun sequence, one region includes:
- the LOC131649332 gene encoding protein MAIN-LIKE 1-like, with product MDEAHVGSSSGSRSRLARASSSREAVREEEEIDEEVRHHEDDIPDADPPSGEDDAEQAYPGGPTDTSERATIKFGNHARIIFDLFKSQAQWFNDMVAGSGLGGLCMTGYSTISLSMQGTFAELWHKEKSSFHLPVGELTITLHDVACLLHLPI from the exons ATGGATGAGGCGCATGTTGGTTcctcatctggatctaggagtcggctggctcgggcgtCTTCCTCTCGTGAGGCGGTACGTGAGGAGGAGGAGATTGACGAGGAGGTGAGACATCATGAGGATGATATACCTGATGCTGACCCTCCGAGCGGGGAGGATGATGCGGAGCAGGCTTACCCGGGAGGGCCTAcagacacttcc GAACGAGCGACAATAAAATTCGGGAACCATGCGCGAATAATATTTGATCTGTTTAAATCACAGGCTCAGTGGTTTAATGACATGGTAGCTGGGAGCGGGCTTGGCGGGTTATGCATGACCGGATATAGTACCATCAGCCTCTCCATGCAGGGCACTTTTGCCGAGCTATGGCACAAGGAGAAGTCTTCTTTCCACCTTCctgttggggagttgacgatcaccttacaCGACGTGGCCTGtctgctccacctgccgatcTGA